The window TTCCGAAGCGGAGCTGAAGAAGGCTTATCGCAAGAAGGCGATGGAACTGCACCCTGACCGCAACGCGGATAATCCCGACGCGGAGGCAAGGTTCAAGGAAGTAAACGAGGCCTATGACGTTCTGAAGGACGCCGAGAAGAAGGCGGCCTACGATCGGTACGGCCACGCGGCCTTCGAGGGTGGCAACGGCGCCAGCGCCGGGCGCGGCGGCTTCCATGGCGCATCCGATTTCGGTGCGTTCTCGGACATTTTTGACGACCTGTTCGGCGGTTTCGCCGGTGGCGGCGGTGCGCGTGGCGGCGGCCAACGGCGGGCCGTGCGCGGTTCGGACCTGCGCTACAACCTCCGGGTTTCGTTGGAGGATGCGTTCAAGGGTAAACACGCCAACCTGACGGTGCCCTCCTCCGTCGCCTGCGAGAAGTGCAACGGGACGGGCGCGGAAAACGGGGCGGAGCCTTCGACCTGCCCGACATGCTCCGGCATGGGCAAGGTGCGGGCGCAACAGGGCTTCTTCACGGTGGAGCGGACTTGCCCGACGTGTCAGGGCCGTGGCCAGATCATCAAGAATCCGTGCACGTCCTGTGCGGGCGCGGGACGGGTGAAGAAAGACCGCTCACTTTCCGTCAACATCCCGCAGGGCGTGGAGACAGGCACGCGCATCCGTCTGGCCGGTGAAGGCGAGGCAGGGCAGCGTGGCGGGCCCTCGGGCGACCTCTACATCTTCATCGAGGTAGAGGATCATCCTATCTTTGAGCGCGACGGCACGAACCTCTACTGCCGCATCCCGGTGTCGATGACGACGGCGGCGATGGGCGGCGAGTTGGAAGCGCCGACGATCGACGGCGGCCGGAGCCGGGTGAAGGTGCCCGCCGGCGTGCAGACGGGCAAGCAGCTACGCCTGCGCGGCAAAGGCATGCCGGCCCTGCGCGGCGGCACGTTCGGTGATCTGTATATCGAACTGGCCGTCGAGACGCCCGTGAACCTGACGAACCGTCAGAAGGACCTGTTGAAGGAATTTGAAGCCGAGGCTGCCAACAACAGCCCCGAGACACAGGACTTCTTTGGCCGGGTGAAAAACTTCTGGGATGGCATGAAAGGTTGAGGCCCGGATGCCTGGAAGAGATTTGCGCCCTCGCTGGCAACGGCGGGGGCGCCTTTGTTTTCGTTTCACTTTGCGAGCAAACGGACCGGATCAGGCCAGCATATCGTCGAAGCGGGCCAGCGGCACGATGCCTTTGAGAGAGCTGGCAAGATTTGCCTCCAACGTAACGAATGCATCCGCCTGCAATTTCGTCAGAGCCACGAACTCGGCCCGCAGGGTATCCTGCCAGCCCAGTTCGGCGGCAATGTCCCATGCCAGTTTCTGCAAAACCCTGTCGCCCAAAAGCCGGATTTTCAGAGCTCTCATGTGATCTAGCCTCGCCGCCGCTTCGGTACGATCGAACTCCCCGCGTTGAACCGACTGATAGAGTTCCGACAGAAGTTGTGAGCGTAGCAGTGTCGGTGCCACCAGCCTGTGCTGCGGCGCCACCGTCAATCGCTCCGCCGTGAGCCGCATGGCCGTTCCGGTTGAAATCACAAATCGCATGACACTGCCTCCCCACATTATGCGTGATGGTCGAGATACGGCTCCGGCTATTCCTCGTGCTGCCCGTCGCCGTGGTGCATCTCCACGGTGCCGTCTTCCCGGTGTTCACGGTGCATCTCTTCACTGTGGTCGCCGTGGCTGCCTTGCGGGCGGACGGCGAACTCCACTTCCAACGGGCCCG of the Algicella marina genome contains:
- the dnaJ gene encoding molecular chaperone DnaJ, with protein sequence MAKADYYDLLGVDRSASEAELKKAYRKKAMELHPDRNADNPDAEARFKEVNEAYDVLKDAEKKAAYDRYGHAAFEGGNGASAGRGGFHGASDFGAFSDIFDDLFGGFAGGGGARGGGQRRAVRGSDLRYNLRVSLEDAFKGKHANLTVPSSVACEKCNGTGAENGAEPSTCPTCSGMGKVRAQQGFFTVERTCPTCQGRGQIIKNPCTSCAGAGRVKKDRSLSVNIPQGVETGTRIRLAGEGEAGQRGGPSGDLYIFIEVEDHPIFERDGTNLYCRIPVSMTTAAMGGELEAPTIDGGRSRVKVPAGVQTGKQLRLRGKGMPALRGGTFGDLYIELAVETPVNLTNRQKDLLKEFEAEAANNSPETQDFFGRVKNFWDGMKG
- a CDS encoding type II toxin-antitoxin system VapC family toxin; this encodes MRFVISTGTAMRLTAERLTVAPQHRLVAPTLLRSQLLSELYQSVQRGEFDRTEAAARLDHMRALKIRLLGDRVLQKLAWDIAAELGWQDTLRAEFVALTKLQADAFVTLEANLASSLKGIVPLARFDDMLA